One genomic segment of Sphingomonas sp. KR3-1 includes these proteins:
- the murD gene encoding UDP-N-acetylmuramoyl-L-alanine--D-glutamate ligase encodes MITSTTWRGKRYAVLGLARSGLATVDALVASGAQVVAWDSNEAARSKVQGAELGDPVEIDLTGFAAVVVSPGVPLNTHPIAAKAAEAGVPIIGDIELFAEARAEMPAHRVVGITGTNGKSTTTALIHHIIETAGIPARLGGNIGLPILGQDPLPESGVYVLELSSYQIDLTHSLDCDVAVLLNITPDHLDRYAGFEAYAASKARLFAMQSRGHAAVIGIGDAPSAAIAREVAVSGRSEDLTKIAPGVCMDQSRWPALQGPHNAQNALAAIAACEALGISQAAIDKGLESFPGLPHRMERVKTRNGVLFVNDSKATNADSTAPALSAYPKIHWILGGKAKTNDLDACRPGFGHVVKAYTIGEAGEMFAALLEGEMPVERSGTLDAAVKSAAAQAQPGEVVLLSPACASFDQFKDYEARGQAFRDAVEALG; translated from the coding sequence GTGATCACGAGCACGACCTGGCGCGGCAAACGCTATGCAGTGCTCGGGCTGGCGCGCTCGGGGCTGGCGACGGTCGACGCGCTCGTCGCGAGCGGGGCCCAGGTCGTGGCCTGGGACTCGAATGAAGCGGCGCGGTCCAAGGTGCAGGGTGCGGAGTTGGGCGATCCTGTCGAGATCGACCTGACCGGCTTTGCGGCCGTCGTCGTCTCCCCCGGCGTACCGCTCAACACGCATCCGATCGCCGCAAAGGCTGCTGAGGCGGGCGTGCCCATCATCGGCGATATCGAGCTGTTCGCCGAGGCCCGTGCCGAGATGCCCGCGCACCGTGTGGTCGGCATCACCGGCACCAACGGCAAGTCGACCACCACCGCCCTCATCCACCACATCATCGAGACCGCCGGCATTCCCGCGCGGCTCGGCGGCAATATCGGGTTGCCGATCCTGGGGCAGGACCCGCTGCCCGAAAGCGGCGTCTATGTGCTGGAGCTCAGCAGCTACCAGATCGACCTGACCCACAGCCTCGACTGCGACGTCGCGGTGCTGCTCAATATCACCCCCGACCATCTCGATCGCTATGCCGGGTTCGAGGCCTATGCGGCATCGAAGGCGCGGCTGTTCGCGATGCAGTCGCGCGGCCATGCCGCGGTGATCGGTATCGGCGACGCGCCTTCGGCCGCCATTGCCCGTGAAGTGGCGGTTTCGGGTCGCAGCGAGGACCTGACCAAGATCGCCCCCGGCGTGTGCATGGACCAGTCGCGCTGGCCGGCGCTGCAGGGGCCGCACAACGCGCAGAACGCGCTCGCCGCGATTGCCGCCTGCGAGGCGCTCGGCATTTCCCAGGCCGCGATCGACAAGGGGCTGGAGAGCTTCCCCGGCCTGCCGCACCGCATGGAGCGGGTGAAGACGCGCAACGGCGTATTGTTCGTCAACGACAGCAAGGCGACCAATGCGGACTCCACCGCGCCGGCGCTCTCGGCCTATCCGAAGATCCACTGGATCCTCGGCGGCAAGGCCAAGACCAATGACCTCGATGCCTGCCGGCCGGGGTTCGGCCATGTGGTGAAGGCCTATACGATCGGCGAGGCGGGCGAGATGTTCGCGGCGCTGCTCGAGGGCGAGATGCCGGTCGAACGCTCGGGCACGCTCGACGCCGCGGTGAAATCCGCCGCCGCACAGGCCCAGCCGGGCGAAGTCGTGCTGCTCTCGCCGGCCTGCGCCTCGTTCGACCAGTTCAAGGATTACGAAGCGCGCGGCCAGGCCTTTCGCGACGCGGTGGAGGCGTTGGGATGA
- the murF gene encoding UDP-N-acetylmuramoyl-tripeptide--D-alanyl-D-alanine ligase, with translation MRLWTSDEIAEATGGTASADFEVSGVAFDSREVGQGDLFLALKGETTDGHKFLDQTFAQGAAGAVVSVATDYPHVTVADTTAALDALGAASRARMQGKVIGVTGSVGKTGTKEALFAALDRNAPGEAHRSVKSYNNHTGVPLSLARMPRNARFGVFEMGMNHAGELAALTRLVRPHVAIVTTIAPAHMGFFADEAAIADAKGEIFQGLEPGGTAVIPFDSSHRDRLIAAATPYAAKIVTFGLQEGADYRAVETMRTRTGGTFVTARFGQRELSFTLSQPGAHWVSNAMAILAAVDAVGADLELAGLALAELGGIAGRGARLMVPVGGGEALVIDESYNANPASMRATLEVLAHEKGRKLAVLGEMRELGDHSAAFHAELSGPIEAAGVDYAILVGEAMQPLAQALEGVVDFVHVPDAATAQGRLEDMLQAGDAVLIKGSNGVRLGTVVAALAERAPA, from the coding sequence GTGAGGCTCTGGACTTCCGACGAGATCGCCGAGGCGACCGGCGGGACGGCTTCGGCGGACTTCGAAGTCTCGGGCGTCGCCTTCGATTCGCGCGAAGTGGGGCAGGGCGACCTGTTCCTCGCGCTGAAGGGCGAGACCACCGACGGGCACAAGTTCCTCGACCAGACCTTCGCGCAGGGCGCGGCAGGCGCGGTCGTCTCGGTGGCGACCGACTATCCGCACGTGACCGTCGCCGATACGACCGCGGCGCTCGATGCGCTGGGCGCGGCCAGCCGCGCGCGGATGCAGGGCAAGGTCATCGGGGTCACCGGCTCGGTCGGCAAGACCGGCACCAAGGAAGCTTTGTTCGCGGCGCTCGACCGCAATGCGCCGGGCGAGGCGCATCGCTCGGTCAAGAGCTACAACAACCATACCGGCGTGCCGCTGAGCCTGGCGCGGATGCCGCGGAACGCGCGGTTCGGCGTGTTCGAGATGGGTATGAACCATGCGGGCGAGCTGGCGGCGCTGACCCGGCTGGTGCGGCCCCACGTGGCAATCGTCACCACGATCGCGCCGGCGCATATGGGCTTCTTCGCCGATGAAGCCGCGATCGCAGACGCCAAGGGCGAGATCTTCCAGGGGCTCGAGCCGGGCGGCACTGCGGTGATCCCCTTCGACAGCTCGCACCGCGACCGGCTGATCGCGGCGGCGACGCCCTATGCGGCGAAGATCGTCACCTTCGGGCTTCAGGAGGGTGCCGACTACCGCGCCGTCGAGACGATGCGCACCCGCACCGGCGGCACTTTCGTCACCGCGCGCTTCGGGCAGCGCGAGCTGAGCTTCACCCTGTCGCAGCCGGGCGCGCACTGGGTCTCCAACGCGATGGCGATCCTCGCTGCGGTGGACGCGGTGGGCGCCGATCTCGAGCTCGCGGGGCTGGCGCTGGCCGAGCTGGGCGGGATTGCCGGGCGCGGCGCGCGGCTGATGGTGCCGGTGGGCGGCGGCGAGGCGCTGGTGATCGACGAGAGCTACAACGCCAACCCCGCCTCGATGCGCGCGACGCTCGAGGTGCTCGCGCACGAAAAGGGCCGCAAGCTCGCGGTTCTCGGCGAAATGCGCGAACTGGGCGACCATTCCGCCGCGTTTCACGCCGAATTGTCCGGCCCGATCGAGGCCGCAGGAGTGGATTATGCCATTCTAGTCGGCGAAGCGATGCAGCCGCTCGCACAGGCGCTTGAGGGTGTCGTCGATTTCGTCCATGTGCCCGACGCGGCGACCGCGCAGGGCAGGCTTGAAGACATGCTGCAGGCGGGCGACGCGGTTCTCATAAAAGGGTCGAACGGCGTGCGTCTGGGTACGGTGGTCGCGGCGTTGGCGGAAAGGGCACCTGCCTGA
- the mraY gene encoding phospho-N-acetylmuramoyl-pentapeptide-transferase: protein MLYWIAETLGFPGLFNLFRYLSFRTGGAVATALLIGLLIGPKFIGWLRVRQGKGQPIRDDGPQSHLAKRGTPTMGGLMILTSLMLALLLWMDLRNPYVWACMFVTFGFGMIGFLDDYDKVRKQKTAGVSGKVRLIGEFAIAGIAAAIICSQNGTQLYVPFFSGFHPNISYFYIAFAAFVIVAFGNAVNLTDGLDGLATMPVVIASMAFMLIAYLAGNKIYAVYLGIPHVPGAGDLAIFCGAMVGAGLAFLWFNAPPAAVFMGDTGSLALGGALGTIAVTTHHELVLGIIGGLFVMEALSVIIQVFFFKRTGKRVFRMAPIHHHFEQLGWSEPTVVIRFWIIAFVLALAGLATLKLR, encoded by the coding sequence ATGTTGTACTGGATCGCGGAGACGCTGGGCTTTCCGGGCCTCTTCAATCTCTTCCGCTACCTCTCGTTCCGCACCGGTGGCGCGGTGGCGACGGCGCTGCTGATCGGGCTGCTGATCGGCCCGAAGTTCATCGGCTGGCTGCGCGTCCGCCAGGGCAAGGGGCAGCCGATCCGCGACGACGGCCCGCAGAGCCACCTCGCCAAGCGCGGCACGCCGACGATGGGCGGGCTGATGATCCTGACCAGCCTGATGCTCGCGCTGCTGCTGTGGATGGACCTGCGCAACCCCTATGTGTGGGCGTGCATGTTCGTCACCTTCGGCTTCGGCATGATCGGTTTCCTCGACGATTACGACAAGGTGCGGAAGCAGAAGACCGCGGGCGTATCGGGCAAGGTCCGGCTGATCGGCGAGTTCGCGATCGCCGGCATCGCCGCGGCGATCATCTGCTCGCAGAACGGCACGCAGCTCTATGTGCCGTTCTTCAGCGGTTTCCACCCCAATATCAGCTATTTCTACATCGCCTTCGCCGCCTTCGTGATCGTCGCGTTCGGCAACGCGGTGAACCTGACCGACGGGCTCGACGGGCTGGCGACGATGCCGGTAGTGATCGCCAGCATGGCATTCATGCTGATCGCCTATCTGGCCGGCAACAAGATCTACGCGGTGTATCTCGGCATCCCGCACGTGCCCGGCGCTGGCGACCTGGCGATCTTCTGCGGCGCGATGGTGGGGGCGGGGCTCGCCTTCCTGTGGTTCAACGCGCCCCCGGCGGCGGTGTTCATGGGCGATACCGGCAGCCTGGCGCTCGGTGGCGCGCTCGGCACGATCGCGGTGACGACGCACCACGAGCTGGTGCTCGGCATCATCGGCGGCCTGTTCGTGATGGAGGCGCTGAGCGTCATCATCCAGGTCTTCTTCTTCAAGCGTACCGGCAAGCGCGTTTTCCGGATGGCGCCGATCCACCACCATTTCGAGCAGCTCGGCTGGTCGGAGCCGACCGTCGTGATCCGCTTCTGGATCATTGCCTTCGTGCTGGCGCTCGCCGGCCTGGCGACGCTCAAGCTGCGGTGA
- a CDS encoding UDP-N-acetylmuramoyl-L-alanyl-D-glutamate--2,6-diaminopimelate ligase: protein MKLGALTGGGEDAVVTGFAIDHRKVAPGTIFGAFEGARFNGEDFIADAVKSGAVAIVARPGAKVEGAVHIADDNPREKFARLAAQFFAPFPATAVAVTGTNGKTSTVEMTRQLWRMRGFHAASIGTLGVTTADDTVSTGLTTPDIVTFLSNVAGLAREGVSHVAFEASSHGLSQYRTEGLPVKAAAFTNLSRDHLDYHGDMETYFHAKMRLFADVLDMDGGTAVVWADDPNAPRIEDLARQRGNRLVTVGEHGSTLRLVDRAPTLLGQGLTIEHDGTTTKVNLPLIGAYQAANALVAAGLVIATGGDVAQTLSDLSRLQPVRGRLERAVITRVGAPVYVDYAHTPDALDAAIAALKPHTSGRLILVFGAGGDRDTGKRAPMGQAATAGADVVIVTDDNPRSEDAAAIRAQVLEGAPGAIEIGGRREAIKAAIDMAESQDIVLIAGKGHEQGQIVGDMVLPFDDVTVARESVA from the coding sequence ATGAAACTCGGTGCGCTGACGGGAGGCGGAGAGGACGCCGTCGTCACCGGATTTGCCATCGATCATCGCAAGGTGGCACCCGGCACGATCTTCGGCGCGTTCGAAGGCGCGCGCTTCAACGGCGAGGACTTCATCGCCGATGCGGTGAAATCGGGCGCGGTGGCGATCGTCGCGCGGCCGGGCGCCAAGGTGGAAGGCGCGGTCCATATCGCCGACGACAATCCGCGCGAGAAGTTCGCCCGCCTGGCGGCGCAGTTCTTCGCGCCGTTCCCTGCCACCGCGGTCGCGGTGACCGGGACCAACGGCAAGACCTCCACCGTCGAGATGACTCGCCAGCTCTGGCGGATGCGCGGCTTCCATGCCGCCTCGATCGGCACGCTGGGCGTGACCACCGCCGACGATACCGTCTCCACCGGGCTGACGACGCCCGACATCGTCACCTTCCTCTCCAATGTCGCCGGGCTGGCGCGCGAGGGCGTGAGCCATGTCGCATTCGAGGCGTCGTCGCACGGGCTGTCGCAATACCGCACCGAAGGGTTGCCGGTGAAGGCGGCGGCCTTCACCAACCTCAGCCGCGATCACCTGGACTATCATGGCGACATGGAGACCTATTTCCACGCCAAGATGCGCCTGTTCGCCGACGTGCTCGACATGGACGGCGGCACCGCGGTGGTGTGGGCGGACGATCCCAATGCGCCGCGGATCGAGGATCTGGCGCGGCAGCGGGGCAACAGGCTGGTCACGGTGGGCGAGCATGGCAGCACGCTGCGGCTGGTCGACCGCGCGCCGACGCTGCTCGGCCAGGGGCTGACGATCGAGCATGACGGCACCACCACCAAGGTGAACCTGCCGCTGATCGGCGCCTATCAGGCCGCCAATGCGCTCGTCGCCGCGGGGCTGGTGATCGCGACCGGCGGCGATGTCGCGCAGACCCTCTCCGACCTGAGCCGGCTCCAGCCGGTGCGCGGACGGCTCGAGCGCGCCGTGATCACCAGGGTCGGCGCGCCGGTCTATGTCGATTATGCGCACACCCCCGATGCGCTCGATGCGGCGATCGCTGCGCTGAAGCCGCATACCAGCGGGCGGCTGATCCTCGTCTTCGGCGCCGGCGGCGACCGCGACACCGGCAAGCGCGCCCCGATGGGGCAGGCGGCGACCGCGGGCGCGGACGTGGTGATCGTCACCGACGACAATCCGCGCTCCGAGGATGCCGCGGCGATCCGCGCGCAGGTGCTCGAAGGCGCGCCGGGCGCGATCGAGATCGGCGGGCGTCGTGAGGCGATCAAGGCGGCGATCGACATGGCCGAGAGCCAGGACATCGTGCTGATCGCCGGCAAGGGGCATGAGCAGGGCCAGATCGTCGGCGACATGGTGCTGCCCTTCGACGACGTGACCGTGGCGCGGGAGAGCGTGGCGTGA